Part of the Zea mays cultivar B73 chromosome 4, Zm-B73-REFERENCE-NAM-5.0, whole genome shotgun sequence genome is shown below.
TATAACGAAGAAACATTTAGGTCATGATTCATTGCCGCCTCTGCCCGCAATCCAAATAGATCCAGACAAAAATATAATAAACTACAAAAATATAAATCTGCTCGTGCTCTACAATTATGAAATAACTTTTATCTTTATCTGAGTTACGATTGTAGGCCATGGGAGCACACTAGCTTTAAGCTGTCTGCATTGGGGCTGCCGCAGCTGGTGAAACCTTTGGAATATCATCATCGAAGGGCTGGCAGCGGACAGCGGTGTCATGTGTACGCACATGATCGAGCAAAGGAAACCTTCGTTGGTCTTTGACGACCCCAGATCCGAGTGACGCGAGGAAGGAGATGAGCCATGCAGCTCGTGCTCTTCCCAACGAAACCAACACTCGGATCATCAAAAGGCTAGCCTGCCGACTTTGTCTTTTTCTTTCTTActtttttttttccttttgtGCCTTTGATAACGTGGCATCGAACAAGTTAATCCTCCAGCTACTAACTAATCGTCAGTGGAGGCAGCCACTGCGCACAAGTGCTCGACCTCTGTGCTGCCCTTGCTTGCCGCAACAGAGACAGAGACAGAGATGTTTGACGTGTGGAGTGTCGTGGGATGGTGGGACAGGTGGCAGCTGCGCGTCCTCGTCCTCGGCAGCCTCGGCATCCAGTGGTTTCTGCTGGTGGCTGCCCCCATGCGCAAGTACACCATCCGCCCCGGCCTCAGGCTATGCATCTGGCTTGCCTACATCAGCAGCGACGCTCTGGCCATCTACGCGCTCGCCACCCTCTTCAACCGCCACGCCAGGGCGACCAGCAGCAGCAGTTGTGACGGCGGTGCCAACAGCAAGGCGAGGATCCTGGAGGTCCTCTGGGCTCCTGTCCTGCTCATCCATCTCGGCGGGCAGGAGGAGCTGACCGCCTACACCATCGAAGACAACGAGCTGTGGACACGGCACACCGTGACCCTCGTGTCCCAGGTCGCGGTTGCCCTCTACGCCTTCTACAAGTCCTGGCCCAACCCCAGCGACTGGAAGCTGCTGGCGTCCGCGATCCTGCTCTTCATCATCggggtcgtcagcttcagcgagaAGCCATGGGCGCTCAAGAAAGCCAGCATCAACAGGCTGGCGTCTGTGTCGGCCACGATACAGGGGACCAAGAAGCGCACGAGGCTGGCGGTGTACTTGGACGATCTTCTCTTCTCCGATTGGTACAGCTGCTCCAGAGCCACCGAGAAGAGTAGCAGCAGCGGTAGTAGCCTCCCCGCAGCCGCAGCCGCGGCAGGTGTGGGTTGGCACGACTGCTTCTCCTTCACCGAGCCGAGCAATAAGGGGCACGGCGATCATGTGGGCTTGTCGGAGGCAGATAAAGTCTACATGGTGCTCTCGGACATGTCGCTGTCCGCGGCCGCCGACGACCTTGTGCTGCGAGGCAGGGCTCGAAATGTGGAGGATGTTCTTCGGCCCCTGAGCACCAAGGCGGAGCAGGCACTCAAGCGCTGGCTGCGTGGCGCGTTTGGGCTCATATACACCAGAGCCAACCTGGTCTTCACTCGCACGTACCTGGTGTACCATGTGCTGGTGGTGCCGATCCTGCACGTCGCCGCCCTCACGCTGTTCGCGACGAGCGACAAGCACGGGTACGACCGCACCGACGTGAAGATCACGTACGTCCTCCTGTGCCTCACCGCCGCGCTGGACGTCCTTGCGGTGTTCGTCCGCCAGCTGCTGTACGGGGCCATGTCCGCCAAAGGTGT
Proteins encoded:
- the LOC103654175 gene encoding uncharacterized protein; this encodes MFDVWSVVGWWDRWQLRVLVLGSLGIQWFLLVAAPMRKYTIRPGLRLCIWLAYISSDALAIYALATLFNRHARATSSSSCDGGANSKARILEVLWAPVLLIHLGGQEELTAYTIEDNELWTRHTVTLVSQVAVALYAFYKSWPNPSDWKLLASAILLFIIGVVSFSEKPWALKKASINRLASVSATIQGTKKRTRLAVYLDDLLFSDWYSCSRATEKSSSSGSSLPAAAAAAGVGWHDCFSFTEPSNKGHGDHVGLSEADKVYMVLSDMSLSAAADDLVLRGRARNVEDVLRPLSTKAEQALKRWLRGAFGLIYTRANLVFTRTYLVYHVLVVPILHVAALTLFATSDKHGYDRTDVKITYVLLCLTAALDVLAVFVRQLLYGAMSAKGVPALCETVPGYNLVDAVTRRRQKDIGWLFRCAAAMGCKEEYLEYCKCGGGQQHYTLYKNVSKMVLADLVDAQGRDLANYRVFTVPYASPASTAAGPAVEQQRASPAGAANWALSEEQQKLCGRKVRDTLRGSFDRSVLVWHIATDLCFRMEQVPPDADKEEDSHWLRIKCTEAISCYMARLLDSHPDMLLTGSRRHLVSEALDELESIFDRTMVDRSGKPPGKDDLHKIIDDVARVRFQVPVGVAHGAADDDGEEAVQSFFHIPEACGLAMELLQLEASTRWRVMYRVWLGMLFYSASMCRGYLHAKSLGEGGEFLSYVWLVLSLKGAKTLADKLQMLEVEGDDRQGRRQGRKWVEMRNEELQIRGDDREPAPRSMPTTSSLFQT